A window of the Bdellovibrio sp. ZAP7 genome harbors these coding sequences:
- the gpmA gene encoding 2,3-diphosphoglycerate-dependent phosphoglycerate mutase produces MYKLVLIRHGESVWNQENRFTGWQDVDLSEKGRAEAAKGGKSLNDKGFKFDVAYTSVLKRAIKTLNFVLDEIDQVWLPVHKDWRLNERHYGALQGLNKSETAARHGEDQVKIWRRSYDVMPPAMENNDPRHPSHDPRYKNVPASLLPSTESLKETVARFLPLWNETIAPKIKSGQKVLIVAHGNSLRALIQHLENMTPDEIMGVNMPTGIPLVYELDKDLKVIGKEFVGDPEEVKAAMEAVANQGKAK; encoded by the coding sequence GTGTATAAGTTAGTGCTGATTAGACACGGTGAAAGTGTTTGGAATCAAGAGAACCGCTTCACAGGTTGGCAAGACGTTGATCTTTCCGAAAAAGGTCGTGCCGAAGCTGCAAAAGGAGGCAAATCTCTCAATGACAAAGGCTTCAAATTTGATGTTGCTTACACAAGCGTTCTAAAAAGAGCTATCAAAACCCTCAATTTCGTTTTGGACGAGATCGATCAAGTGTGGCTTCCTGTCCACAAAGACTGGCGCTTGAATGAACGCCACTATGGCGCTCTTCAAGGTCTTAACAAGTCTGAGACTGCGGCCCGTCATGGCGAAGACCAAGTTAAGATCTGGCGTCGTAGCTATGATGTTATGCCACCGGCTATGGAAAACAATGATCCACGTCATCCTTCGCACGATCCGCGTTACAAAAATGTGCCCGCAAGCCTTTTGCCTAGCACGGAATCCCTAAAAGAGACGGTGGCTCGCTTCCTTCCACTTTGGAACGAAACTATTGCTCCCAAAATCAAATCTGGCCAAAAAGTGCTAATCGTTGCCCACGGGAACAGTTTGCGAGCTTTGATCCAGCATTTGGAAAATATGACGCCGGATGAAATCATGGGCGTGAATATGCCGACGGGTATTCCGTTGGTCTATGAACTTGATAAAGATCTTAAGGTGATTGGCAAAGAATTTGTCGGTGATCCTGAAGAAGTGAAGGCAGCAATGGAAGCTGTCGCGAATCAAGGTAAAGCGAAGTAG
- a CDS encoding Hsp20/alpha crystallin family protein, with the protein MSMRSLSPWSARRPTNDLFSQFEEFFGDLDRGYTPAARSTMDFSPSVDIEEKENAYIVTTDLPGFKKEDIKIEMADNVLTISGERIKEAGDKKYSERSWGKFQRTFSLPVHVAGDKIEASYKDGVLEVTLPKAENAKSRSIKVQ; encoded by the coding sequence ATGTCAATGCGTTCATTATCACCATGGTCCGCTCGTCGTCCAACAAACGATCTTTTTAGTCAATTCGAAGAGTTTTTCGGTGACTTGGATCGCGGGTACACACCTGCCGCTCGCTCGACGATGGACTTTTCTCCCTCTGTAGATATAGAGGAAAAAGAAAATGCATATATCGTAACGACGGATTTGCCGGGCTTCAAAAAAGAAGACATTAAAATTGAAATGGCAGACAACGTTCTGACTATTTCAGGCGAAAGAATCAAAGAAGCCGGAGATAAAAAATATTCCGAGCGTTCTTGGGGCAAATTCCAACGTACATTCAGTCTTCCAGTGCATGTTGCTGGAGACAAAATCGAAGCGTCTTATAAAGACGGTGTGCTTGAAGTGACTCTGCCGAAAGCAGAAAACGCAAAAAGCCGTTCGATCAAAGTGCAATAA